In Miscanthus floridulus cultivar M001 chromosome 5, ASM1932011v1, whole genome shotgun sequence, one genomic interval encodes:
- the LOC136452296 gene encoding putative F-box/FBD/LRR-repeat protein At1g78760, producing the protein MPGDPEPMAETSGAMVVAPARVPRAEPGINDLPRDLLPRVLSCLDAREAVQTCVLSKLWRDLWRDARRINASCRAFEIDGGGLDDHGRSLFKEFVNRLLMLRNPVSLDEFRLWYYIDGDKLYADAAEPNLWIRHALLCEARSVEIFAWHDKLELNPAVCTSEHLTSLLLYSVVLTNGFFKQLQNGCKALERLILQECPINDIEIASQTIKFLSIGHICWFHPRPYDPAHQPSLSLPNLIHLGFFDHLAYDGDRIPLVKNMESLQTAYIDLLKYNDLPVDDIRQFLLGLSGVTKLEFCFGFGQEELMMGMDLQWCPKFNNLKFLSLVNWYLDANFYELIAFLQNSPNLEHLTLSLKLKQHAKVPGALMGWAGNRLFTGEHLKTVEIICSKDDPAFHSHREFLLAGGISDGQIHIKQ; encoded by the exons ATGCCTGGCGACCCCGAGCCCATGGCAGAGACTTCTGGTGCGATGGTCGTGGCCCCAGCGCGCGTTCCTCGGGCGGAACCAGGGATCAACGACCTCCCCCGCGACCTACTGCCCCGCGTCCTCTCCTGCCTGGACGCGCGCGAGGCCGTGCAGACGTGCGTGCTGTCGAAGCTGTGGCGCGACCTCTGGCGCGACGCGCGCCGCATCAACGCCTCGTGCCGCGCGTTCGAGATCGACGGCGGCGGACTCGACGACCACGGCAGGTCGCTGTTCAAGGAGTTCGTCAACCGTCTGCTTATGCTCCGTAACCCGGTTTCCTTGGACGAATTCCGCCTCTGGTACTACATCGACGGTGACAAGCTCTATGCTGACGCCGCAGAACCTAACCTATGGATCCGCCACGCTTTGCTCTGCGAAGCTCGGTCTGTCGAGATTTTCGCCTGGCATGATAAATTGGAACTCAATCCTGCAGTCTGTACTTCAGAGCACCTGACGAGCCTGCTTTTATACTCAGTTGTTTTGACCAACGGTTTCTTTAAGCAACTCCAAAATGGGTGCAAGGCACTGGAACGTCTCATCTTACAGGAATGCCCCATCAATGACATTGAGATTGCCTCCCAGACAATCAAGTTCTTGTCCATCGGGCATATTTGTTGGTTTCACCCTAGGCCTTATGATCCGGCACATCAGCCATCTCTCTCTCTTCCAAACCTCATTCATCTTGGCTTCTTTGATCATTTGGCTTATGATGGTGACAGAATACCTTTAGTGAAGAACATGGAATCACTACAGACAGCTTACATTGATCTGCTTAAGTACAATGATTTACCGGTTGATGATATCCGTCAATTTCTCTTGGGCCTTTCTGGTGTCACAAAATTGGAGTTCTGTTTTGGTTTTGGACAAGAAGAG CTGATGATGGGAATGGATTTGCAATGGTGCCCGAAATTCAACAATCTGAAGTTCCTTAGTCTCGTCAACTGGTATCTGGATGCAAATTTCTATGAACTGATAGCCTTCCTTCAGAACTCACCTAATCTGGAGCATCTAACTCTGAGTCTCAAACTGAAACAG CATGCTAAAGTACCTGGAGCACTCATGGGTTGGGCTGGAAATAGACTGTTTACAGGCGAGCATCTTAAGACTGTTGAGATCATTTGCTCGAAGGATGATCCCGCGTTCCACAGCCACAGGGAGTTTTTGCTTGCGGGTGGCATATCCGATGGTCAGATTCATATCAAGCAGTAG
- the LOC136454742 gene encoding putative cyclin-dependent kinase F-2 has translation MSTPAAASSTVTPETSDALDNIRIGRVDSYKKLDKIGVGAFGDVWKARHRRSGKKVAVKSVRASGESLLREAALLAACTGNPTVVEFREVVRGGKTDKLYLVMEYAGRSLHYVMGARRRDGRPFTEAEARRIMRQLLGGMEIMHEHGVVHCDLKPANVLVGKENGRGPVLKICDLGLARSVTVPSPDTSRPVVGTLGYMAPEQLMGDMDCCSTPVDMWSLGCVMAELVSGKPIFKVEVSECEHLAEIVHLLGIPNEVSLMPLGVSASTPSRLRGAVPEECLSMAGFDVLRGLLEFDPRDRLTAAAALQMPWFTVEDDDDAPSPATARA, from the coding sequence ATGTCGACGCCGGCTGCTGCATCGTCGACTGTCACACCAGAGACGAGCGACGCGCTTGACAACATTCGGATAGGCCGAGTCGACTCATACAAGAAATTGGACAAGATCGGCGTGGGGGCCTTCGGCGACGTGTGGAAAGCGCGCCACCGCCGTAGTGGCAAGAAGGTCGCCGTCAAGTCCGTGCGCGCCAGCGGAGAGTCGCTTCTGCGTGAGGCTGCGCTGCTCGCGGCGTGCACGGGGAACCCCACCGTGGTGGAGTTCCGAGAGGTGGTGCGCGGCGGGAAGACGGACAAGCTCTACCTCGTCATGGAGTACGCCGGGCGCAGCCTGCATTACGTCATGGGCGCGCGCCGCCGCGACGGCCGACCATTCACGGAGGCCGAGGCGCGCCGCATCATGAGGCAGCTACTGGGCGGCATGGAGATCATGCACGAGCATGGCGTCGTGCACTGCGATCTTAAGCCAGCAAATGTCCTCGTCGGCAAGGAGAACGGCCGGGGCCCGGTCCTGAAGATCTGCGACCTCGGGCTCGCCAGGTCGGTGACCGTGCCATCCCCTGACACCTCGAGGCCCGTCGTAGGCACGCTTGGGTACATGGCGCCAGAGCAGCTGATGGGAGACATGGACTGCTGCAGCACACCCGTGGACATGTGGTCGCTCGGGTGCGTCATGGCGGAGCTCGTCTCCGGGAAGCCCATCTTCAAGGTCGAGGTTAGCGAGTGCGAGCATTTGGCTGAGATCGTCCACCTCCTCGGCATCCCCAATGAGGTGTCGCTGATGCCGCTAGGCGTGTCGGCCTCGACGCCGAGCCGGCTACGGGGCGCGGTGCCAGAGGAGTGCCTCTCGATGGCTGGCTTCGACGTTCTGCGCGGCCTGCTGGAGTTCGACCCCAGGGACAGGCTCACCGCGGCGGCCGCGCTCCAGATGCCGTGGTTCACAgtggaggatgacgacgacgctCCATCACCTGCAACTGCAAGGGCATGA